The window ACTGGGCCTCATAGTTGAGCATGCCTGCCACGCCACCGTGCTGCCAGTTGCCGTCTTCTGCGCCCGGCGCGCTAAGCGCTTCAGGCGGCACGACCAGCATGACCCTGCCTTCGCTCGGTTCGAGATGTATCTCGGCCTGCGGCCAGGCGCGTTGCAGGTCAAAGCAGGGGGCGTTGTCCGCATGACTGGGGGATGACACCAGCCCGGCAGCCCGCAGAAAGGTAGGGGTTGCGCACAGCGCTCCCCTTTCATCAAATCGCACCCGTACCCGCCCGCGAGGATTGCCGTTGACGAAGAGCGCAACGGTATTCTCACCGGGCAGAAAGCGCGGGGCCTGGCCAAATAGAGCCGCAATGACAGGGTCCATGCCGCGCTCGCTCAATGTATCGGGATCGAAAACCAGGTTATCGTGGCTGTGAGTCTCATCGGCCGCCCAGGTAGGGGCGGTACAGAGTATGACCATCAGCAGTAAGAGCAAATGACGACGCGGCTGGCACTGACAATGGCGTACCGAGATCAACATCCTGTCCACCTTCTATTTACGGCGCCAGCGGCGCTTCATAGCTGTCAACGGTAAAACCCCAAGTGGTGGCCGGGGAGATGCGTACTTTACTGGCCGTTTCGGCGCTGGTATCACCGAACTTCGTCTGCTGGGTCAGCATCAATTGCTGGCCAGGCAGTACATAAGCGTTTGGCAACAACCAGATCCTCTTGTCAGGCAGCGTGGTCACCTCCTGCCCCAGACGCACGACATACGGAGATGAATTGCTGACGCTCAAGACTCCGGCCTTGAGCGACCATATCAGGCGTTTCCAGGGCGCTTCATCGCGGGTCAGGTTGGCTGGGCGAATAATGACCGGCAGGTTCTGCCGCACCGTCATGCGTACTACGTTCTTGTTTTTCTCCTGCGGCGGCACCCCTTCAAACACCACGCGCTTGAGGCGCTCTGTTTTTAGCGGAGCTTTGGTAGTCAGCATAAAGCGTACACGCTGGGTCTTGCCGGGTTCGACGCGGGCAACCGGCGGCGTCACGGCCAACAGTTTTTCGGTGTCCTGTTCGATATTCTGCAAACTAGTCAGCAGCAGGACGGGAAAGTTATCGGTGTTTTGCAGGTTGATTGCGCCTTCTCCATCTTCTTCCTCAACGATAACGACCGACGTCTCGGGCAGCATGCCCGAGGCCTGGACACCCGCAGAAAGCAGCCACAGAGCAACGACGGTCGCAGTGCAAAAGACAGAAAGATTCATAAGTGAAATTATCCGTGTCAAAACGAAAAGAAACTAAAACAACTATTAGTTATCAAAAGACCGGGCCCGGGCCCGGTCAGCAGAAGTATTACAGGTAGACCAATTCCAGGCTGGTCAAGCCGTCGAGATTGATGGGCTTGGAGAGGTCAAGCTCGGAGGTTTTGGTGATGTAGGCCTGGACCCCCAGTTTGCCAGCGACGGTAGTGAAAGCCATTGGGGTAAGCGTACCTTTTGGAGCCCAAGAAATTTGCAATTCTTTGTAAATTGTGCTAAATAAGCTACCTGCCCCGAGATTGGCAGAGGGGACCCAAACACCGGTAATTGCGCTGCGCGTAATGGTATCTGCATTATTACCGTCCACAGTGTAGGTTCCAGGTACCAATCGGATGCCATACCCTCCGATATTTTTACCGTCTGATGCCCCCAGGCCTGCCACACCAAGCGCTGGTGTTCCAAAGAGAGTTCCAGCAAATATATCGTAGTCACCAGCAGTTGATTTAGTTACATCTGTTGCAGTATCGGCTTTCGAGCCAACGGCGTGAATGGCTACCTTGGCTGGAGCGTCGCAGGTAATACTAAAATCAACCTGCTTTTCACCCAGAACAGTAAAAGTGGTATTACTAAGAGACGCAGGCGCAATATTGCCGTAGTCGATGGTCCCGCCCCCGCCCAGCGTTGGTTTGCAAGCCGTCGGGGTAATGGTACCGATGACTTTCACATCAATGCTCTCGGCCATGACGGCAGTAGAGGTGGCGGCGAGCACTGCGAGTACGCAGGTGGTCTTTTTGATTGCATTTATCATGTTATATCCCTTTCATATAAGAAGCGTAATGAAACCGGCATGGTACTTTGTGCTCTAAGCCGGCTGATTGCGGTGAGGAACATCTGCACCAGCGGTCAACAACCTCGTGTTATTAAACGCCGAGGCGTTATAAAAAATCATTTATCCCTATGAGTGCCATTTTTTAGCGCCCTGTATTTGCTGAGGATTTTTACTGAGATAACCCGTCTATTTGCCGACTGCCATGGTGATATCCCCTGAAGTAAATCCAGAATGATTTCCATTTCTGTTGGTGTGGAATGACGTATACCGTAAACAGCCCTTTTCCCATAACCCACACAAGTACCCCTATTTTGGCCTCTCACCGAAACGGCATGGAGGTTACAACAATCACAACAATGAGTCAATACGGATTCTTTTGAGTTAATTTAATATATTTTGAGTTTTATTGGATTCATTTTTGAGAGTCAATTCGTTGATCCTGTTTTGGATTTTGAAGGAATAGAGGTCTGTGATAGTGGCGCTAGGGGGCAGTTTGGATATCGAAAAATACTGTATGTTCAGGAAGGCATGAGTAAGTGTGGGACAACTATTTGATGACATAATCGACATTGCCGTAGCAGGAAGCGTCATGCCACGAAAACCGGTATCGTCACGTGGGTGGTTAGTCGTCAACTAGTCTTGCGTCGATAGAAAACTTCTGCCGATACATCGCTGTATGCACTTCACTTTATTGTTTACCCATGACCCGTGTCCCAAGGTGGCATGGCTCTGTTCCAGGCCCCGTTGGTGGTTGGCGGTAGTTAGGGGGGCTTCGCCGTCACGATGCGTGCCGGTAGATAGGTAGGTAGGTAGGGTCAGCATAGCTGCGCTGCTGGTATGGAGGCCTGAGGGGATGAGCTCACACACCAGTTGCAGTCAATGGGCCGCAGTGTTTCGATAACGTCAAAGGCGTTACTGATGAGCTCCAGTGACTCCGAAACATCACAGTCCATAGGGCCAGGCCAAGGCTACTCCCACAGGCTGGACGGACTTTTTCCGCAGGCAGCAATGCGCACAACAATGAGTCACTTTTGACTCTTATGTGATTAATATGACACTAATAACAAAATTTTTTACATGATATAGCTGTTGGGATTCATTTAAGTTTGTTTAGATTTATGAGAGAATTGAGGCTATTGATGATGAGAAGAACACAAAGTGGGAATATAACGCGCGATGGGAAAAGTTGTATATGAAGATGACAACAAGCTTCTGGCGGCTTTGGCACGAGCAATGGTTGAGCGCCCCAAAGCCAACTTGCATGAGTTAGCAAAGGCTGTAGGAATTAGTAAAGCAACCCTATATCGATTCTGCAAGACACGCGAGCTTTTAATAGAGAGATTGCTACAGAGTGCAAATCATGCGATTAGTAAAGCTATTCATGATGCCGGTTTGGATGATGAATCACCGCTTGAAGCGCTTAGGAGACTATCTAATGGCGTTATAAATAATCAAGAGTTTATGATGTTTTTGCTGTACAACTGGGACCCTGATAGGCCAATGGGAATTGAATCTCCAACAGATTGGTATTCAGCGTTGGACGGTTTTTTTCTGCGAGGGCAACAGTTGGGGGTTTTTCGTATTGATATTGCCGCGGCTGCGATGAGTGAGTTTTGGTTTTCCATACTGATTGGGCTTCAGGATGCTGAGCGTCGCGGGCGTGTCGCGAGAATGGGGCTATCCACGCTTGTGGAATCGGTATTCTTACAGGGTGTTGCTAGGGTATAACATATTAGGCGTCAATTACTTTTGCCGATCTGACGTAAACTACAATGGCCGCTCCTGTACCACCATTTAGATGTTTACTGCGTTGAGGTCTTTTCCTGTAGTTTTTCCTTGTATTTAGAATAAATAATAGTGATGGAGCGGCCGGTCTACTGCCGCTGCCGCCATCGATTCATCCACGAAGATACAGCCCCAGGTGCTGACCGGATGGTTACGGGTGATGATGAGGCTTTCTCTTTCGTACCTGTGGGCGATAAGCTTGAACAGCATCCCCGTTTCTGCATTATCCCGCTTGGCGTAACCGGGGTCGTCTATCATTATCACACGATAGCGATCACAGCTTCAGAATTACTTCGTTAAGTCTCAGCAACAACCGGCCTGTTTCAGCGCAAACGCAATCTGTTCTTCGGTATAACGGGTCTTTTTCATGGCGATGTGCCTCGCTGTGAGAGGGAAGAACGACCGGATGCTTCAGTTTAAACTGGTACTGTTTTCAAGGAGGAAATCAAGGCCAACAGCCGTCTCCAAAATTTATGTGAGGCAGGAACGACGATGGAGGCCGCAGGGTTGTTATGGTAGCTCTGAAGAGTCCCCTTACTTTTTTGTATGAATCTTTTGTTAATCTCTTGAATCCATATTGATTCTTTTGTGGGGTGGTTATATGGTAAAGTCCTTGCATTTTTGGGTTTGTGCGCAATAAGGTGATTCGTTTATTGTTACACGTCCAATATGCATTGGGATGCAGGTTCACATCTGAAATTAGTATGACTCGTAATTCCAACTCACTTGGAGAGTATATGAAAAAGTTATTGTGTATCTTAGTTATATCAATTTCATTTCCTATTCATGTGTTTGCCTCTGATTATGGCAAGTGTGAAGATTATCGGTCGGCAATAAAATCATTCTGCAAGAATAAATCAGGAACATGGAAGGATGGTACCGCAGGGGCTTGTTTGGGCGCTCAGATAGGTTATGCCAGGTACAATTGTTAAAAAATGGACAAAGGCCTGTGATTTAATAAAAGTTGGAGCCTTTGGTACCAATTGTAAACTGTCTTCTGGGGGCGAGATGAACATTATGTGGGAAATGCCAATAGTATTCCTACGTTAAATGTGTTTCCTTTCGCTTAACTCCAACTAGTTACCAGCACGACTACGGAACGTTTCCAGCAAAGCTTCGGCCTGTACGACGATGTCATCGTTCGACATCAAATCGCAGCGCTTGCTATGACGCTCCGCGTCGTGCTGTTCATGGTTAGGAGATTGGATCGTATCTTTTGAGAGCGGCTGACCATAAACGGTAGCGCGCTGTATTAATCAACGGGGAGCAGGTCAGGGTAAAAAGACCGTGCGCTTCGAAACCCAGCCAGGTTACCAGTTGCAGCATGACTGGGGAGAAATCGAAGCGGAGGTGGCCGGTGAACGCTGCAAAATCAACTTCGCCGTGAACTCGCTGGGTTACTCGCGTCGCCTCCACGCCTTTGCGGCGCCGAGCCAGGATGCGGAGCACACCTACGAGTCCCTGGTGTGGACCTTCCGTTACTTCGGCGGCGGCGTGAAAACCGTGCTGGTCGACAATCAGAAAGCAGCCGTGTTGAAAAATCACAACGGCAATGTGGTGTTTAACGCCAGCTTCCTGCAACTGGCGCAGCACTATGACTTCCAGCCCCGGGCTTGTCGCCCCCGCCGAGCGCGAACCAGGGGCAAGGTTGAACGCATGGTCGAATACCTCAAGTACAACTTCTTCGTCCGTTACACGCAGTTCGACAGCTTCGCGCACGTTAACCTGTTGCTGGAGCAGTGGCTTGCCGAGGCCGCGGACCAGCGTGAACTGCGCCAGTTCAGGCAAACGCCGGCGACCCACTTCGAGGAAGAAAAAGCGCACCTGCAGGCGTTGCCGGCATCGGACTTCGATACCAGCTACTTCGACATCCGTCACGTAGCCTGGGATGGCTATATCGAGGTACGAGGTAATCGTTACTCCGTGCTGGAGGCCTGGTGTGGCCGCCCGGTCTCCATCCGGATCACGCTGGATGATGAACTGAGGATCTACGGCAATGAGCAGCTTGTGGCCACTCATCGTCGAAACAATCGTGGTGCCGGGTGGCAGACCGTTCCGGAGCACCATGCCCCGCTGTGGCAACAGGTGAGCATGGTAGAACACCGACCGCTGAGTGCTTATGAGGAGCTGTTGTGATGCATGAACTGGAGACGCTGCTGGGCCGTCTGAAAATGGAGCATCTGGGGGATCAGGTGGAAAGCCTGCTGGAGTAGGCGGCGAAGGAAGAACTCAACTACCGCGAGTTCCTGTGCCGCGCGCTGCAACAGGAATGGAGCGGGCG of the Serratia marcescens subsp. marcescens ATCC 13880 genome contains:
- a CDS encoding DUF1120 domain-containing protein — encoded protein: MINAIKKTTCVLAVLAATSTAVMAESIDVKVIGTITPTACKPTLGGGGTIDYGNIAPASLSNTTFTVLGEKQVDFSITCDAPAKVAIHAVGSKADTATDVTKSTAGDYDIFAGTLFGTPALGVAGLGASDGKNIGGYGIRLVPGTYTVDGNNADTITRSAITGVWVPSANLGAGSLFSTIYKELQISWAPKGTLTPMAFTTVAGKLGVQAYITKTSELDLSKPINLDGLTSLELVYL
- a CDS encoding fimbria/pilus chaperone family protein → MNLSVFCTATVVALWLLSAGVQASGMLPETSVVIVEEEDGEGAINLQNTDNFPVLLLTSLQNIEQDTEKLLAVTPPVARVEPGKTQRVRFMLTTKAPLKTERLKRVVFEGVPPQEKNKNVVRMTVRQNLPVIIRPANLTRDEAPWKRLIWSLKAGVLSVSNSSPYVVRLGQEVTTLPDKRIWLLPNAYVLPGQQLMLTQQTKFGDTSAETASKVRISPATTWGFTVDSYEAPLAP
- a CDS encoding TetR/AcrR family transcriptional regulator; this translates as MGKVVYEDDNKLLAALARAMVERPKANLHELAKAVGISKATLYRFCKTRELLIERLLQSANHAISKAIHDAGLDDESPLEALRRLSNGVINNQEFMMFLLYNWDPDRPMGIESPTDWYSALDGFFLRGQQLGVFRIDIAAAAMSEFWFSILIGLQDAERRGRVARMGLSTLVESVFLQGVARV
- a CDS encoding ATP-binding protein, whose protein sequence is MIDDPGYAKRDNAETGMLFKLIAHRYERESLIITRNHPVSTWGCIFVDESMAAAAVDRPLHHYYLF